The Tidjanibacter massiliensis genome segment GAAATTGATAAGTTTGATAAAATACGAACACGTATTAAAGCTATCTATGAACTTAAAACGGAGTATAATAAATTACATCCGACATCGAAAAGTGTGTAATTAAAATTATTGCATAATATTACAGATGTATTGAGCCTATGTCTTTCCCCAACTATATTCAACTCGATTCGATGGACTGCGGCCCGACGTGCCTGCGAATTATCGCTGCATTTTACGGTCGGCATTATTCCCTGCAAAACCTTCGTGATCGCTGCCATATCACGCGGGAGGGCGTTTCGCTGTTGGGTATCAGCGATGCTGCCGAGGGTATCGGTTTGAGG includes the following:
- a CDS encoding cysteine peptidase family C39 domain-containing protein, which gives rise to MSFPNYIQLDSMDCGPTCLRIIAAFYGRHYSLQNLRDRCHITREGVSLLGISDAAEGIGLRSVGVKLTWQQLRDEANFPCIVHWNQRHFVVVYKIEKKRGQWWVYVSDPAVGLLKYSERQF